In the Paenibacillus sp. FSL H7-0357 genome, one interval contains:
- a CDS encoding DUF1499 domain-containing protein, giving the protein MSLKRTLVGLFRSHDGTSDRAKDPALKTRYYTLSRDKAWEEVSSTLKKIPGFKVLHEVQSVGEITLEKRTAFGRTLDITVSVLNTSPVRCGVDMYSASRGSLGDLGANYRVIQRLYQSLDRKLGKFKTE; this is encoded by the coding sequence TTGTCGTTGAAAAGAACCTTGGTCGGTTTATTTCGCAGTCATGACGGAACAAGCGACCGTGCAAAAGATCCGGCATTAAAGACGCGTTACTACACTCTTTCTAGAGATAAGGCGTGGGAAGAAGTATCCTCAACGCTGAAGAAGATTCCTGGCTTCAAGGTGCTTCATGAAGTGCAATCTGTAGGAGAGATTACGCTTGAGAAGAGAACGGCATTCGGGCGTACGCTGGATATTACCGTGTCGGTGCTAAATACCTCACCGGTGCGTTGCGGCGTAGATATGTACTCGGCATCCAGAGGTTCGCTTGGCGACCTGGGCGCCAACTATCGAGTAATTCAGCGTCTGTACCAGTCTCTTGATAGGAAGCTGGGCAAATTCAAGACAGAATAA
- a CDS encoding YesL family protein has product MEFKGAMGGLYRVTEWISRIAFSNILWAICSVPFLFMGVMKMIMWGSGAGGPNEQITLNWAMGILAPFTVFPATAALFTVVRKWVMGNSDVSTFRTFFQGYKENYFKSMLGGLIYTVLFVVMYVDVTVYMTQMANFRIVGILMLVLMIILFVSMFNFFSIVVHYQMTFKEVVTNSVLLTIARPIRVFSTLIGAAVLVYIGLKYPVLYALCIPTLIAFFAFFNFYATYNKLQLQVEKKKQQELEAQEAQEAAEREAAELLEAEDYDEDDEDDDDDDDDDDEYDSDKDKKRI; this is encoded by the coding sequence TTGGAGTTTAAAGGAGCAATGGGCGGTCTATACCGCGTCACGGAATGGATTTCACGTATCGCCTTCAGTAACATTTTGTGGGCAATCTGTTCGGTTCCGTTTCTGTTCATGGGAGTAATGAAGATGATTATGTGGGGATCGGGTGCAGGCGGCCCCAATGAACAGATCACACTGAACTGGGCGATGGGCATTTTGGCACCGTTTACGGTGTTCCCGGCAACAGCGGCACTATTTACGGTTGTACGCAAATGGGTTATGGGCAATAGTGATGTTAGCACATTCCGCACTTTTTTCCAGGGGTACAAAGAAAATTATTTCAAGAGTATGCTTGGGGGATTAATCTACACAGTGCTGTTTGTTGTGATGTACGTAGATGTGACCGTATACATGACGCAAATGGCGAATTTCAGAATCGTCGGTATTTTGATGCTGGTGCTGATGATTATTTTGTTCGTCTCCATGTTTAATTTCTTCTCGATTGTGGTTCATTATCAAATGACCTTCAAAGAAGTGGTGACCAACTCCGTTCTGTTGACAATCGCCCGGCCGATCCGCGTATTCTCCACGCTTATTGGTGCAGCGGTTCTTGTCTATATAGGTCTGAAGTATCCGGTGCTTTACGCCTTGTGTATTCCTACACTTATTGCCTTTTTCGCCTTCTTTAACTTTTACGCTACATACAACAAGCTGCAACTGCAGGTGGAGAAGAAGAAGCAACAGGAACTGGAAGCCCAAGAAGCCCAGGAGGCCGCTGAAAGAGAAGCTGCGGAATTGCTTGAGGCAGAAGATTACGATGAAGATGATGAAGATGACGACGATGACGACGATGATGATGATGAGTATGATTCAGATAAAGATAAAAAACGGATTTAA
- the tpx gene encoding thiol peroxidase, which yields MTQERTGVAAFKGNPITLVGPQLKAGDSAPQFTVSKNLLEDTSLSDYAGKIKLISVVPSLDTGVCDAQTRRFNSEAAELGDDVVILTISMDLPFAQARWCGAAGIDRVITLSDHKEAAFGQAYGVLIKEFRLDMRSIFVIDKNDTLAYVEYLGEMSEHPNYEAAIAAVKELL from the coding sequence ATGACGCAAGAAAGAACAGGCGTGGCCGCATTTAAAGGCAACCCCATCACACTGGTGGGTCCGCAGCTCAAAGCCGGAGATTCCGCACCACAGTTCACAGTGAGCAAGAATCTGCTGGAAGATACTTCCCTCAGTGATTACGCCGGCAAAATCAAGCTGATCAGCGTGGTGCCTTCTCTGGATACCGGTGTATGCGATGCGCAGACCCGCCGCTTCAACAGCGAGGCCGCAGAGCTCGGCGATGATGTCGTTATTCTCACCATCAGTATGGATCTTCCGTTCGCCCAAGCCCGCTGGTGCGGCGCAGCCGGCATTGACCGGGTCATCACACTGTCTGATCACAAGGAAGCAGCCTTTGGACAAGCCTACGGCGTCCTGATTAAAGAATTCCGTCTGGACATGCGTTCCATCTTCGTAATCGACAAAAACGATACTTTGGCTTATGTGGAGTACCTCGGCGAAATGTCCGAGCATCCCAATTACGAGGCTGCAATTGCAGCTGTAAAGGAACTGCTGTAG